One window of the Trifolium pratense cultivar HEN17-A07 linkage group LG2, ARS_RC_1.1, whole genome shotgun sequence genome contains the following:
- the LOC123907708 gene encoding transcription factor MYB92-like, producing the protein MMRTPSNDESGLKKGPWSPEEDKILVDHIQKHGHGSWRALPKLAGLNRCGKSCRLRWNNYLRPDIRRGKFSDEEEQLIINLHSVLGNKWASIATHLPGRTDNEIKNFWNTHLKKKLMQMGLDPVTHRPRTDHLDLLSNLQQIILNAANIVSNCDINNALRLQYSLLPQSLVNGVLGFNNNIQNFYDGSNIGISSQIIQPNLQNFEAPLQQFLPQECDEYTQKFDEQIGNTNVDSAISTNLLPKLVSISPQRSATVKVREENMMINEKECCNTSSTSFETWGDFMNEDANDAYWKDIIEQQY; encoded by the exons atgatGAGAACACCAAGCAATGATGAAAGTGGTTTGAAGAAGGGTCCATGGAGTCCAGAAGAAGATAAAATACTAGTGGATCATATTCAAAAACATGGTCATGGAAGTTGGAGAGCTCTTCCAAAGCTTGCTGGATTGAATAGATGTGGAAAGAGTTGTAGACTAAGATGGAATAATTATCTAAGGCCTGATATTAGAAGAGGAAAATTCTCTGATGAAGAAGAGCAACTTATCATCAATTTGCATTCTGTTCTTGGAAATAA GTGGGCATCTATAGCAACACATCTTCCAGGGAGGACTGATAatgaaataaagaatttttGGAACACACATTTGAAGAAAAAGCTAATGCAAATGGGGTTAGATCCAGTGACACATAGGCCAAGAACAGATCACCTAGACCTTCTTAGCAatctacaacaaataatattgaATGCAGCAAACATTGTTAGCAATTGTGACATAAATAATGCTCTAAGGCTACAATATTCATTGCTCCCACAAAGTTTGGTGAATGGTGTTTTGGGATTTAATAATAACATACAAAATTTTTATGATGGTTCAAATATTGGTATTTCTTCTCAAATAATTCAACCTAATTTGCAAAACTTTGAAGCCCCTCTTCAACAATTTCTACCACAAGAATGTGATGAGTACACTCAGAAATTTGATGAACAAATTGGTAACACAAATGTTGATTCCGCAATATCAACAAATTTGCTTCCAAAACTGGTTTCGATTTCGCCTCAACGCTCAGCAACGGTTAAGGTACGCGAAGAAAACATGATGATAAATGAAAAAGAGTGTTGTAACACTTCTTCCACCAGCTTTGAAACTTGGGGAGATTTCATGAATGAGGATGCAAATGATGCTTATTGGAAAGATATCATAGA acAACAATATTGA
- the LOC123907709 gene encoding uncharacterized protein LOC123907709: MWPAIICGLILYKLFKCFFYDDDVLDIEASDSSVLFSLSNRLEKLFGGKVFVGLRIPDADSASPQTIDLVLLTKRELLVISVKNFSGILTVQGDGTWVSEKPGKHSKAERHPDPVEEVRKQASILEAYLEQRGVVLPKGFLSCKVILPNPKLCTIPASDFPSEVITHEQLVQLKPGTKNVLSSWVKSAFVGSGKDMQESGNQNLEFVLSTAPIWDRLELKGNKYVLGEFLEFKGKKEDVEALRHIRRSKVGRMIIQKTSMFGLAPSTLQVLYTLRDYRAEGASALEWNEVTVRSSTEIIFQVENASKIRKFKLSSVCSMHLSA, encoded by the exons ATGTGGCCTGCGATTATTTGTGGCTTGATTCTTTACAAATTATTCAAATGCTTCTTTTACGACGACGACGTTTTGGACATTGAAGCTTCTGATTCTTCTGTTCTTTTCTCCCTCTCTAATAG GCTTGAAAAGCTTTTTGGTGGAAAGGTTTTTGTTGGTCTTCGAATTCCTGATGCTGATTCTGCTTCACCACAAACCATTGATCTCGTTCTTCTCActaaaag AGAGCTATTAGTGATATCCGTGAAGAACTTCTCAGGAATTTTGACAGTTCAAGGTGATGGTACTTGGGTCTCTGAAAAGCCAGGCAAACATAGTAAAGCTGAGCGTCACCCTGATCCA GTCGAAGAAGTAAGAAAACAAGCTTCTATCCTTGAAGCCTATCTTGAACAAAGAGGGGTTGTTCTACCTAAAGGATTTCTATCTTGTAAAGTTATACTTCCAAATCCTAAATTATG TACCATTCCTGCTAGTGATTTTCCATCTGAAGTTATTACTCATGAACAATTGGTGCAACTGAAGCCGGGAACAAAGAACGTGTTGTCTAGTTGGGTAAAGAGCGCCTTTGTTGGCAGTGGGAAGGACATGCAAGAATCTGGTAATCAGAATCTTGAATTTGTCCTTAGCACAGCTCCAATATGGGATAG GTTGGAACTGAAAGGCAACAAGTACGTATTGGGTGAGTTCCTTGAGTTTAAGGGCAAAAAGGAAGATGTTGAGGCATTAAGACATATCAGAAGATCAAAAGTTGGTCGCATGATAATACAAAAGACAAGCATGTTTGGACTAG CTCCTTCTACACTTCAAGTTTTATACACTTTGCGTGACTATAGAGCCGAGGGAGCATCAGCACTAGAGTGGAACGAAGTAACTGTAAGATCAAGTACTGAGATCATCTTTCAGGTTGAAAATGCTTCCAAGATCAGAAAGTTTAAGCTCTCTTCAGTGTGCTCTATGCATCTTAGTGCATAA
- the LOC123907710 gene encoding WEB family protein At5g16730, chloroplastic-like — MASKSRSSLSETSNKAASASPVTPNKATLNKVPPATPNKTSPATPRVSKLGRGVSKPESETPSPLQTSRLSAEKSSPRSLNSKPISERKSPRPTTPADKQTPRVGVAVKSSELQTQLNAAQEDLKKAKEQLVKAEKEKENAINELKEAQRLSEEANEKLREAMVAQKRAEDDSEIEKFRAVELEQAGIEAAQKKEEEWQRELESVRNQHALDVSALLTTTQELQRVKQELLMTSDAKNQALSHADDATKIAEIHVEKVEILSAELIRLKGLLDSKLETEASENKIVSELQTEIEALKHELEKAKGYDEKLAEKETLIEQLNVEFQATKMAESYAHSVLDECRKKVEELEAKVKEANELERSVSLSLESTTKQLEGKNELLHDAESEISSLKEKVGMLEMTIGRQRGDLEDSEQCLLVAKEENLEMAKRIESLESEVETVNKEKAQALNNEKISASSVQTLLEEKGKLINELEISREEEEKTKKAMDSLASALHEVSTEARDSKEKLLANQAEHESYETQIQDLKSFLEASKEKYESMLNDAHREIDVLTSSIENSKMDSANSKAEWEQKEDHLVSCLKKTEEENSSLGSEINRLISLLKETEEEVNVKREEEAQLKENMKEVEAEVIHLQEALKEAQAENMKLKESLLDKENEFQNIFQENEDLRSREFATIKKVEELSKSLEEATSRNQNNENGDLTDSEKDYDLLPKVVEFSEENGHGGEGVPKEEEQELPVSANEVNIVSNDKFEKIESPKPENVNGKLKEEDEVKKKDDSVELKMWESIKIEKKEFSPEKVAAAEAEESFEEEVESKIDGGETNGATVTENIDDGGSSPTKQQVKKKKKALLGKFGSLLKKKSGGNSNHK; from the exons atgGCTTCTAAATCCAG ATCCAGTTTATCTGAAACATCCAACAAAGCAGCATCAGCATCCCCGGTTACTCCTAACAAAGCAACTCTCAACAAAGTACCACCAGCAACTCCAAACAAAACATCACCGGCAACTCCTAGAGTTAGTAAACTCGGCAGAGGAGTGTCCAAACCGGAATCTGAGACGCCTTCGCCTTTGCAAACTTCGCGACTTTCTGCAGAAAAATCATCGCCGCGATCTTTGAATTCAAAGCCAATTTCTGAGAGGAAATCGCCGAGACCTACCACACCAGCTGAT aAGCAAACCCCAAGAGTTGGAGTTGCTGTAAAGAGTTCAGAATTGCAGACACAATTAAATGCCGCTCAAGAAGATCTAAAGAAAGCAAAGGAACAACTGGTTAAGGCTGAAAAAGAGAAGGAAAATGCAATAAATGAGCTTAAAGAAGCTCAAAGATTGTCTGAGGAAGCAAATGAGAAACTTAGGGAGGCAATGGTGGCACAAAAGCGTGCTGAGGATGATTCTGAGATTGAGAAGTTTCGAGCTGTTGAGCTGGAACAAGCTGGAATTGAAGCTGCTCAGAAGAAGGAAGAGGAATGGCAGAGAGAGCTTGAAAGTGTGAGGAACCAGCATGCTTTGGATGTGTCTGCTCTTCTCACCACCACTCAGGAGCTTCAGCGAGTTAAGCAGGAACTTCTCATGACTTCTGATGCAAAGAACCAGGCACTGAGTCATGCTGATGATGCAACTAAAATTGCCGAGATTCATGTTGAGAAAGTGGAGATTCTTTCCGCTGAACTGATACGGTTGAAGGGCTTACTAGATTCAAAGCTGGAAACCGAGGCTAGTGAGAACAAGATTGTATCGGAGCTGCAAACTGAGATAGAAGCTCTTAAGCATGAACTTGAAAAGGCAAAGGGTTACGATGAAAAGTTGGCAGAGAAAGAGACTTTGATCGAACAGCTTAATGTGGAGTTTCAAGCTACTAAGATGGCTGAATCTTATGCGCACAGCGTGCTAGACGAGTGCAGAAAAAAGGTTGAGGAACTAGAAGCAAAGGTCAAAGAGGCAAATGAGTTAGAGAGATCTGTGTCATTGTCCTTAGAATCTACAACCAAACAGCTTGAAGGTAAAAATGAACTGTTGCATGATGCAGAATCTGAAATTTCTAGTCTCAAAGAGAAAGTGGGAATGTTGGAAATGACAATCGGGAGGCAAAGAGGAGATCTTGAGGATTCGGAGCAATGTCTTCTTGTGGCTAAGGAAGAAAATCTCGAAATGGCAAAGAGGATTGAATCACTCGAATCTGAAGTTGAGACAGTTAATAAAGAGAAGGCTCAAGCATTGAACAATGAAAAGATTTCGGCATCGAGCGTGCAGACCCTATTAGAAGAGAAAGGCAAACTTATCAATGAATTGGAGATTTctagagaggaagaagaaaaaaccaaaaaggCAATGGATAGCTTAGCTTCTGCGTTACATGAAGTATCCACAGAAGCTAGAGATTCCAAAGAAAAACTATTAGCCAACCAAGCTGAACATGAAAGCTATGAGACTCAGATTCAAGATTTAAAGTCGTTTTTAGAAGCTAGTAAAGAAAAATATGAGTCCATGCTTAATGATGCACATCGCGAGATTGATGTTCTTACATCTAGTATTGAAAATTCTAAGATGGATAGTGCTAACTCCAAGGCAGAGTGGGAGCAGAAAGAAGACCATCTTGTCAGTTGTTTAAAGAAAACTGAAGAAGAAAACTCATCTCTCGGAAGCGAAATAAATAGGTTGATTTCTTTACTGAAAGAAACCGAGGAAGAAGTGAATGtcaaaagagaagaagaagctCAACTGAAGGAGAATATGAAGGAAGTGGAAGCTGAGGTGATCCACCTGCAGGAAGCACTTAAAGAAGCACAAGCTGAAAACATGAAGTTAAAGGAGAGTTTATTGGATAAAGAAAACGAGTTTCAgaatatttttcaagaaaacgAGGACCTCCGATCTAGGGAGTTCGCGACCATTAAGAAGGTGGAAGAGTTATCAAAGTCACTTGAAGAAGCTACATCCCGAAACCAGAACAATGAAAATGGTGATCTTACTGATAGCGAGAAAGACTACGATTTGCTTCCTAAGGTAGTAGAATTCTCAGAAGAGAATGGACATGGAGGAGAAGGCGTACCTAAGGAAGAAGAGCAAGAGCTTCCGGTTTCGGCCAATGAAGTAAACATTGTCTCGAATGACAAGTTTGAAAAAATAGAATCTCCAAAACCCGAGAATGTGAATGGAAAACTGAAGGAAGAAGACGAGGTGAAGAAAAAAGATGATTCTGTTGAACTTAAAATGTGGGAAAGTATCAAGATAGAGAAAAAGGAGTTTTCGCCCGAGAAAGTAGCAGCAGCAGAGGCAGAAGAATCCTTTGAAGAGGAAGTTGAGTCAAAGATAGACGGTGGCGAGACAAATGGAGCAACTGTGACAGAGAACATTGATGATGGCGGAAGCTCACCAACAAAGCAAcaagtgaagaagaagaaaaaagctTTGCTTGGCAAATTTGGAAGCCTGTTGAAGAAAAAGAGTGGTGGCAATAGTAACCACAAATAG
- the LOC123908337 gene encoding dehydrodolichyl diphosphate synthase complex subunit NUS1-like isoform X1, whose translation MDFRDGAHNLYHIIVAIGYFGLQLVWYFMQIIVSAWYHISIVGNMFESYFISYEVLNKYKSLHIGKLRYLAVVIESEEAHQMSKVINLLRWLDSVGVKNVCLYDMNGVLKKSKDTIFQIMKNAKSIEEVNEDVTHHAPDHMTLEFVSYVDGKEAVAKAANLIFVENFKRHDIGGELDHQILLESHLNQALQIVGCKGPEPDLLLVYGPVRSHLGFPPWRIRYTEIVHMGSLNFMRYGSLIKAIYNFTKVRHNYGT comes from the exons atggatTTTAGAGATGGAGCTCACAACTTGTATCATATTATTGTTGCT ATTGGATATTTTGGGCTTCAACTAGTATGGTACTTTATGCAAATCATTGTCAGTGCATGGTATCACATATCAATCGTGGGTAATATGTTTGAAAGCTATTTCATCTCTTATGAAGTATTGAACAAATACAAGTCTCTTCATATAGGAAAGCTTCGGTACCTTGCCGTTGTCATAGAGAGTGAGGAGGCTCATCAGATGTCAAAAGTTATTAATCTTTTGCGGTGGCTGGACTCGGTTGGTGTAAAAAATGTATGCCTCTATGACATGAATG GAGTGTTGAAAAAGTCAAAGGACACCATATTTCAAATAATGAAGAATGCAAAATCCATAGag GAAGTTAATGAAGACGTGACACACCATGCACCAGATCACATGACCCTAGAATTTGTTTCCTATGTGGATGGGAAGGAAGCAGTGGCCAAAGCAGCTAACTTGATTTTTGTTGAGAATTTTAAGCGACATGACATAGGTGGAGAACTTGATCATCAAATATTGTTAGAGTCTCACCTGAATCAGGCACTTCAAATTGTTG GTTGCAAAGGCCCTGAACCTGACCTTTTACTCGTTTACGGACCTGTGAGGAGCCATCTTGGTTTTCCTCCATGGAGAATTCGGTATACAGAGATCGT ACATATGGGATCTTTGAACTTCATGAGATACGGTTCCTTGATAAAAGCCATTTACAACTTCACAAAAGTGCGCCATAATTATG GTACATAG
- the LOC123908337 gene encoding dehydrodolichyl diphosphate synthase complex subunit NUS1-like isoform X2, with protein sequence MIGYFGLQLVWYFMQIIVSAWYHISIVGNMFESYFISYEVLNKYKSLHIGKLRYLAVVIESEEAHQMSKVINLLRWLDSVGVKNVCLYDMNGVLKKSKDTIFQIMKNAKSIEEVNEDVTHHAPDHMTLEFVSYVDGKEAVAKAANLIFVENFKRHDIGGELDHQILLESHLNQALQIVGCKGPEPDLLLVYGPVRSHLGFPPWRIRYTEIVHMGSLNFMRYGSLIKAIYNFTKVRHNYGT encoded by the exons atg ATTGGATATTTTGGGCTTCAACTAGTATGGTACTTTATGCAAATCATTGTCAGTGCATGGTATCACATATCAATCGTGGGTAATATGTTTGAAAGCTATTTCATCTCTTATGAAGTATTGAACAAATACAAGTCTCTTCATATAGGAAAGCTTCGGTACCTTGCCGTTGTCATAGAGAGTGAGGAGGCTCATCAGATGTCAAAAGTTATTAATCTTTTGCGGTGGCTGGACTCGGTTGGTGTAAAAAATGTATGCCTCTATGACATGAATG GAGTGTTGAAAAAGTCAAAGGACACCATATTTCAAATAATGAAGAATGCAAAATCCATAGag GAAGTTAATGAAGACGTGACACACCATGCACCAGATCACATGACCCTAGAATTTGTTTCCTATGTGGATGGGAAGGAAGCAGTGGCCAAAGCAGCTAACTTGATTTTTGTTGAGAATTTTAAGCGACATGACATAGGTGGAGAACTTGATCATCAAATATTGTTAGAGTCTCACCTGAATCAGGCACTTCAAATTGTTG GTTGCAAAGGCCCTGAACCTGACCTTTTACTCGTTTACGGACCTGTGAGGAGCCATCTTGGTTTTCCTCCATGGAGAATTCGGTATACAGAGATCGT ACATATGGGATCTTTGAACTTCATGAGATACGGTTCCTTGATAAAAGCCATTTACAACTTCACAAAAGTGCGCCATAATTATG GTACATAG
- the LOC123908337 gene encoding dehydrodolichyl diphosphate synthase complex subunit NUS1-like isoform X3: protein MDFRDGAHNLYHIIVAIGYFGLQLVWYFMQIIVSAWYHISIVGNMFESYFISYEVLNKYKSLHIGKLRYLAVVIESEEAHQMSKVINLLRWLDSVGVKNVCLYDMNGVLKKSKDTIFQIMKNAKSIEEVNEDVTHHAPDHMTLEFVSYVDGKEAVAKAANLIFVENFKRHDIGGELDHQILLESHLNQALQIVGCKGPEPDLLLVYGPVRSHLGFPPWRIRYTEIVFIFRSFS, encoded by the exons atggatTTTAGAGATGGAGCTCACAACTTGTATCATATTATTGTTGCT ATTGGATATTTTGGGCTTCAACTAGTATGGTACTTTATGCAAATCATTGTCAGTGCATGGTATCACATATCAATCGTGGGTAATATGTTTGAAAGCTATTTCATCTCTTATGAAGTATTGAACAAATACAAGTCTCTTCATATAGGAAAGCTTCGGTACCTTGCCGTTGTCATAGAGAGTGAGGAGGCTCATCAGATGTCAAAAGTTATTAATCTTTTGCGGTGGCTGGACTCGGTTGGTGTAAAAAATGTATGCCTCTATGACATGAATG GAGTGTTGAAAAAGTCAAAGGACACCATATTTCAAATAATGAAGAATGCAAAATCCATAGag GAAGTTAATGAAGACGTGACACACCATGCACCAGATCACATGACCCTAGAATTTGTTTCCTATGTGGATGGGAAGGAAGCAGTGGCCAAAGCAGCTAACTTGATTTTTGTTGAGAATTTTAAGCGACATGACATAGGTGGAGAACTTGATCATCAAATATTGTTAGAGTCTCACCTGAATCAGGCACTTCAAATTGTTG GTTGCAAAGGCCCTGAACCTGACCTTTTACTCGTTTACGGACCTGTGAGGAGCCATCTTGGTTTTCCTCCATGGAGAATTCGGTATACAGAGATCGT CTTCATTTTTCGGTCTTTTAGTTGA
- the LOC123908337 gene encoding uncharacterized protein LOC123908337 isoform X4, giving the protein MDFRDGAHNLYHIIVAIGYFGLQLVWYFMQIIVSAWYHISIVGNMFESYFISYEVLNKYKSLHIGKLRYLAVVIESEEAHQMSKVINLLRWLDSVGVKNVCLYDMNGVLKKSKDTIFQIMKNAKSIEEVNEDVTHHAPDHMTLEFVSYVDGKEAVAKAANLIFVENFKRHDIGGELDHQILLESHLNQALQIVAKALNLTFYSFTDL; this is encoded by the exons atggatTTTAGAGATGGAGCTCACAACTTGTATCATATTATTGTTGCT ATTGGATATTTTGGGCTTCAACTAGTATGGTACTTTATGCAAATCATTGTCAGTGCATGGTATCACATATCAATCGTGGGTAATATGTTTGAAAGCTATTTCATCTCTTATGAAGTATTGAACAAATACAAGTCTCTTCATATAGGAAAGCTTCGGTACCTTGCCGTTGTCATAGAGAGTGAGGAGGCTCATCAGATGTCAAAAGTTATTAATCTTTTGCGGTGGCTGGACTCGGTTGGTGTAAAAAATGTATGCCTCTATGACATGAATG GAGTGTTGAAAAAGTCAAAGGACACCATATTTCAAATAATGAAGAATGCAAAATCCATAGag GAAGTTAATGAAGACGTGACACACCATGCACCAGATCACATGACCCTAGAATTTGTTTCCTATGTGGATGGGAAGGAAGCAGTGGCCAAAGCAGCTAACTTGATTTTTGTTGAGAATTTTAAGCGACATGACATAGGTGGAGAACTTGATCATCAAATATTGTTAGAGTCTCACCTGAATCAGGCACTTCAAATT GTTGCAAAGGCCCTGAACCTGACCTTTTACTCGTTTACGGACCTGTGA